In Aureibaculum algae, the following are encoded in one genomic region:
- the panB gene encoding 3-methyl-2-oxobutanoate hydroxymethyltransferase codes for MSTAKKEYKRVTTKSLVEMKRNNRKIAMLTAYDYTMAKIIDNAGIDIILVGDSASNVMAGHETTLPITLDQMIYHASSVIRAIERCLVVVDLPFGSYQGNSRNALDSAIRIMKESGAHSIKMEGGEEIAESIKRILSAGIPVMGHLGLTPQSIYKFGSYTVRAKKDTEAEKLKKDALLLEDLGCFAVVLEKVPAKLAEEVAKSLTIPVIGIGAGNVDGQVLVTHDMLGMTHEFSPRFLRRYLDLYNEMDGAFKKYITDVKSGDFPNDDEQY; via the coding sequence ATGTCAACAGCAAAAAAAGAATATAAAAGAGTTACTACTAAATCTTTAGTAGAAATGAAGCGTAACAATCGTAAAATTGCTATGCTAACGGCCTATGATTATACCATGGCAAAAATTATCGATAACGCAGGTATAGATATTATTTTGGTTGGAGATTCTGCCTCTAATGTAATGGCAGGTCACGAAACCACATTGCCTATTACTTTAGACCAAATGATTTATCATGCTTCTTCTGTAATAAGAGCCATTGAAAGATGTTTAGTAGTAGTAGATTTACCTTTTGGAAGTTATCAAGGTAATTCGAGAAATGCCTTAGATAGTGCGATTAGAATAATGAAAGAATCTGGAGCACATTCTATAAAAATGGAAGGTGGAGAAGAAATTGCTGAATCTATAAAAAGAATTTTATCTGCTGGTATCCCTGTAATGGGACATTTAGGATTAACGCCACAATCCATTTATAAATTTGGATCTTATACGGTTAGAGCCAAAAAAGATACTGAGGCTGAGAAGTTAAAAAAAGATGCATTATTATTAGAAGATTTAGGTTGCTTTGCAGTTGTATTAGAAAAAGTTCCTGCTAAATTGGCTGAAGAAGTTGCTAAAAGTCTAACCATACCTGTAATTGGAATCGGTGCTGGAAACGTTGATGGTCAGGTGCTTGTTACGCATGATATGCTTGGTATGACTCATGAATTTAGTCCGCGGTTTTTACGTAGATATTTAGATTTATATAATGAAATGGATGGTGCTTTTAAAAAATATATAACCGATGTGAAAAGCGGTGATTTTCCAAATGATGATGAGCAGTATTAA
- a CDS encoding tetratricopeptide repeat protein, which produces MKRIILFILLLSSIGVFATQADSLFVKANKLYQSEKYNEALEVYKQIEKHNINSDDLLYNMANTYYKMNKIAPAIYYYEKVLQQSPNYTDAAFNLSFAKRMAIDNIEPLPKTLLQKLNQSVVMRFTYNTWAWLAIGLSFLFALLFLLYHFSYSTGSKRLYFITSFASAFLALLMIAFAFQNYKHAKANTEAIVFAQQTEVKTAPTASSEVSFELHEGTKVKVLESLDNWKKIKIADGKIGWILSDDIKEL; this is translated from the coding sequence ATGAAAAGAATTATTTTATTCATATTGTTATTATCATCAATTGGAGTCTTTGCGACCCAAGCAGATAGCCTTTTCGTAAAAGCAAATAAATTGTATCAAAGTGAAAAATACAATGAGGCTTTAGAGGTGTATAAGCAGATAGAAAAACATAATATAAATTCTGATGATTTATTATATAATATGGCGAATACCTATTATAAAATGAATAAAATTGCTCCTGCTATTTATTATTATGAAAAAGTGTTGCAACAGAGTCCAAATTATACAGATGCTGCTTTTAATTTATCTTTTGCTAAACGCATGGCTATAGATAATATAGAGCCTTTACCAAAGACTTTATTGCAAAAGTTAAATCAATCGGTTGTTATGAGATTTACTTATAACACATGGGCTTGGTTAGCCATCGGCTTATCGTTTCTATTTGCCCTGTTATTTCTATTGTATCATTTTTCATATAGTACAGGTAGTAAACGATTGTACTTTATAACAAGCTTTGCAAGTGCATTTTTAGCCTTGTTAATGATTGCCTTTGCTTTCCAAAATTACAAGCATGCAAAAGCCAACACGGAAGCTATAGTTTTTGCTCAACAAACAGAAGTCAAAACTGCACCCACAGCATCTAGTGAAGTTAGTTTTGAACTACACGAAGGTACTAAAGTAAAGGTGTTGGAAAGTTTAGATAACTGGAAAAAAATTAAAATTGCTGACGGTAAAATTGGCTGGATCTTATCAGATGATATTAAGGAATTGTAA
- a CDS encoding tetratricopeptide repeat protein, which yields MKKFLIIFLLINTTLIFAQKKEQKRKVEIDEKEIVRTGNDFYDQENYVEAEANYRKALKKNPNYEKANYNLGNAIYQQNKFKEALPMYELVSKTSEDKLTKAEAFHNMGNVKLKEKKYAEAIEAYKNALRNSSKDDETRYNLALAQKLLKKEQNQKEDNKDNKDKDKKENDKNEDKDKDNKDNKDKDDKNKDKDKDKDKKGDNKDENKDQNKDKKDDKGDKDKDQKQPKPNPSQLSPQQVKQLLEAMNNEENKTQKKVNTKKAKGKKVKQEKDW from the coding sequence ATGAAGAAGTTTTTAATCATATTTCTACTTATCAATACTACTTTAATTTTTGCACAAAAAAAAGAGCAAAAACGGAAAGTGGAGATAGATGAAAAGGAAATTGTACGAACAGGAAATGACTTTTATGACCAAGAAAACTATGTTGAAGCGGAAGCTAATTATAGAAAGGCATTGAAGAAAAATCCTAATTATGAAAAGGCAAATTATAACCTAGGTAACGCTATCTATCAACAAAATAAGTTCAAGGAAGCGTTGCCAATGTACGAATTGGTTTCAAAAACATCTGAAGATAAATTAACGAAAGCGGAAGCATTCCATAATATGGGAAATGTTAAGCTAAAGGAAAAAAAGTATGCCGAAGCTATTGAAGCATATAAAAATGCATTAAGAAACAGTTCTAAAGATGATGAAACACGTTATAATTTAGCCTTAGCACAAAAATTATTGAAAAAGGAGCAAAACCAAAAGGAAGATAATAAAGATAATAAGGATAAGGATAAAAAAGAGAACGACAAGAACGAGGATAAGGATAAAGACAATAAGGATAATAAAGACAAGGACGATAAAAATAAAGACAAGGATAAAGACAAGGACAAAAAGGGAGATAACAAGGACGAAAATAAAGATCAGAATAAAGATAAAAAAGATGATAAGGGCGATAAGGACAAGGATCAAAAACAGCCGAAACCAAACCCTAGCCAATTATCTCCTCAGCAAGTAAAACAGCTGTTAGAAGCCATGAACAATGAAGAGAATAAAACCCAGAAAAAGGTAAATACGAAAAAGGCTAAAGGGAAAAAAGTGAAACAAGAAAAAGATTGGTAG
- a CDS encoding DUF58 domain-containing protein encodes MDTKEILKKVRKIEIKTKRLSDHIFSGEYHSSFKGRGMTFSEVRQYQFGDDIRSIDWNVTARYHEPFIKVFEEERELTMVLMVDVSGSEYFGTTEQFKRETITEISATLAFSAIQNNDKVGLLLFSDDIELFIPPKKGKTHVLRIIRELIEFQPKSKKTNIAQALRYLSNVMKKKAIVFILSDFIDDDYDNALKIVARKHDVTGIRLYDRYEKELPSLGMVPMIDAESGKTVLVNTSSKKVRNSYKANYLKMVDQFENTFKRSGAGVINTRIDESYVKKLLGYFKRKGA; translated from the coding sequence GTGGATACAAAAGAAATACTTAAAAAAGTTCGAAAGATTGAGATTAAGACAAAAAGGTTGTCTGATCATATATTTTCAGGAGAATATCATAGCTCCTTTAAAGGGAGAGGTATGACTTTTTCTGAGGTGCGTCAATATCAATTTGGAGATGATATTCGTTCCATAGATTGGAATGTAACAGCACGGTATCACGAACCTTTTATTAAAGTTTTTGAAGAAGAACGTGAGTTGACTATGGTATTAATGGTTGATGTAAGTGGATCTGAATATTTTGGAACAACAGAACAATTTAAGCGAGAAACCATTACCGAAATTAGTGCAACATTAGCCTTCTCGGCAATTCAAAATAATGATAAAGTTGGATTGTTATTGTTTTCTGATGATATAGAGTTGTTTATTCCACCCAAAAAGGGAAAAACACACGTTTTAAGAATTATTAGAGAACTGATAGAGTTTCAGCCGAAAAGTAAAAAAACAAACATCGCTCAGGCCTTACGTTATTTATCGAATGTGATGAAGAAAAAAGCCATTGTTTTCATTTTATCTGATTTTATTGATGATGACTATGATAATGCTTTAAAAATCGTAGCAAGAAAACATGACGTAACGGGTATAAGACTTTACGATAGGTATGAAAAAGAATTACCATCGTTAGGTATGGTGCCAATGATTGATGCAGAAAGTGGTAAAACAGTCTTAGTAAATACTTCTTCTAAGAAAGTAAGAAATAGTTATAAGGCAAATTACCTAAAAATGGTAGATCAGTTTGAAAATACTTTTAAAAGAAGTGGTGCCGGGGTTATTAATACACGGATTGATGAAAGTTATGTAAAAAAATTATTAGGATATTTTAAACGTAAAGGAGCTTAG
- a CDS encoding BatD family protein, translating into MFKNIHIIAILLFLSPSVWAQEMSFKASVSKDRLGVNERLRITFTINKQGGDNFTPPNFKDFTVLAGPMQATNFFEFNGQKAFEMAYSYTLQPKRKGVITIPSASIELNGKTIKSNTVKITVTNAVEIPKDPNDPKYIASQNIHLIAEVSNSNPYVGESISVVYKIYVDVSKVNVRNYRETGSPSFNGFWNQNIDVKQSNGQEGTFQGKTHRYAVLRKVVLIPQKSGKLTISPLEMEVGAGVPIGRRSLLGNMITRNVNFTATTGERTIEVKPLPLANKPIDFTGAVGDYDFTVTTNKNELKANEAAQIKVQVSGKGNLKMVELPKIETPTGLEKYEPEHKENIRTAISGFSGSVYDQYTVVPQFRGKYKIPSTTFSYFSLKDKTYKTITSDAIIINAPEGKTRADENAVTSTKKNVISNAKDIRFISTNATMVSHEDSEDFFKSDLFYLLLILPLLSIPFGIFIGMKKQKRDSDIIGNKRRKADKLAKKFLSQAKKQLGHKEQFYEALEKALHNYLKAKLQVETADISKDKIKEILSERKVDNDTISEFISVFDSCDYARYTPTTNVMMKQEYEAARKVIVKIDKQL; encoded by the coding sequence ATGTTTAAAAACATTCACATAATAGCGATACTTCTATTTTTGAGTCCATCTGTTTGGGCTCAAGAAATGTCATTTAAAGCCTCTGTCAGTAAGGACAGATTAGGCGTAAATGAACGTTTGCGTATTACGTTTACTATCAATAAGCAAGGTGGAGATAATTTTACGCCACCTAATTTTAAAGATTTTACGGTACTTGCTGGTCCAATGCAGGCCACAAACTTTTTTGAATTTAATGGGCAAAAAGCATTTGAAATGGCGTATTCTTATACGTTGCAGCCTAAAAGGAAAGGTGTTATTACTATTCCATCCGCTAGTATTGAATTAAATGGGAAAACCATAAAAAGTAATACGGTAAAAATTACGGTTACTAACGCTGTTGAGATACCAAAAGATCCTAATGATCCCAAATATATTGCCTCACAAAACATACATTTAATTGCCGAAGTTTCTAATTCAAACCCCTATGTTGGTGAGAGTATTTCAGTAGTTTATAAAATTTATGTCGATGTAAGTAAAGTCAATGTTAGAAATTATAGAGAAACGGGTTCCCCGTCTTTTAATGGTTTTTGGAATCAGAACATTGATGTTAAACAATCCAATGGACAGGAAGGTACATTTCAAGGAAAAACACATAGATATGCCGTTTTAAGAAAAGTCGTTTTGATACCACAAAAATCAGGTAAATTAACGATTAGCCCTTTAGAAATGGAAGTAGGAGCTGGAGTACCTATTGGTAGACGAAGTTTACTAGGAAACATGATTACCAGAAATGTTAATTTTACAGCCACAACGGGTGAACGTACCATAGAGGTAAAACCATTACCATTAGCTAATAAGCCAATAGATTTTACAGGTGCTGTAGGTGATTATGACTTTACAGTAACGACTAATAAAAATGAACTTAAAGCAAATGAAGCAGCACAAATAAAAGTTCAAGTCTCGGGTAAAGGGAATTTAAAAATGGTTGAATTACCTAAAATTGAAACACCAACTGGATTAGAGAAATACGAGCCAGAGCATAAAGAAAATATAAGAACTGCCATAAGCGGATTTTCTGGAAGTGTTTATGATCAATACACGGTGGTACCTCAGTTTAGAGGGAAATATAAAATTCCTTCAACCACCTTTTCCTATTTCAGTTTAAAAGATAAAACGTATAAGACAATCACTTCTGATGCCATAATTATTAATGCACCCGAAGGAAAAACGCGAGCAGATGAAAATGCTGTTACATCTACAAAGAAAAACGTAATTTCCAATGCCAAGGATATCCGATTTATAAGTACAAATGCCACTATGGTATCTCATGAAGACTCTGAAGACTTTTTTAAATCAGATCTGTTTTATTTATTATTGATCTTGCCCTTACTATCAATTCCTTTTGGAATATTTATTGGGATGAAAAAGCAAAAAAGAGATAGTGATATTATAGGTAATAAAAGACGTAAGGCAGATAAATTGGCCAAAAAATTCTTATCTCAAGCCAAAAAACAATTAGGTCATAAAGAGCAGTTTTATGAAGCGTTAGAAAAGGCCTTACATAATTATCTAAAAGCAAAGTTACAAGTTGAAACAGCTGACATTAGTAAAGATAAAATTAAGGAAATACTAAGTGAGCGTAAAGTTGATAATGATACTATAAGTGAGTTTATTAGCGTGTTTGATAGTTGTGATTATGCACGTTATACGCCAACTACAAACGTAATGATGAAGCAAGAGTATGAAGCAGCAAGAAAAGTAATTGTAAAAATAGATAAGCAACTATAG
- a CDS encoding AAA family ATPase, whose product MEEQYPTVDIRAINEKIEKESAFVDLLTLEMKKVIVGQKHMVERLLIGLLGNGHILLEGVPGLAKTLAINTLSKAVKGSFSRVQFTPDLLPADVVGTMIYNMKDNDFAIKKGPIFANFVLADEINRAPAKVQSALLEAMQEHQVTIGETTFKLPEPFLVMATQNPIEQEGTYPLPEAQVDRFMLKTVIDYPKLAEEQLIMRNSLKGSYEKVNPVVSLEEILSAREAVKEVYMDEKIEKYILDIVFATRSPEDYRLPDLKQLISFGASPRGSINLAMASKCYAFIKRRGYVIPEDVRAVVHDVLRHRVGITYEAEAENITSVDIINKIVNEVEVP is encoded by the coding sequence ATGGAAGAACAATACCCAACGGTTGATATTAGAGCTATCAACGAAAAAATTGAAAAAGAAAGTGCTTTTGTTGATTTGCTAACACTAGAAATGAAGAAAGTAATTGTTGGCCAAAAGCATATGGTTGAAAGATTACTTATAGGTTTGTTAGGAAATGGACATATATTGTTAGAAGGTGTGCCGGGTTTGGCAAAAACATTAGCTATTAATACATTATCTAAGGCGGTAAAAGGCTCTTTTAGTAGAGTTCAGTTTACCCCAGATTTGTTACCTGCAGATGTTGTTGGTACAATGATTTATAACATGAAAGATAATGACTTCGCTATTAAGAAAGGTCCTATTTTCGCAAATTTTGTATTAGCAGATGAGATTAATAGAGCTCCCGCCAAAGTGCAGTCAGCTTTATTAGAAGCAATGCAAGAACATCAAGTTACCATTGGAGAAACTACGTTTAAGTTGCCAGAGCCATTTTTAGTAATGGCTACTCAAAATCCTATAGAGCAAGAAGGAACCTATCCGTTGCCAGAAGCTCAAGTTGACCGTTTTATGCTAAAAACGGTTATTGATTATCCTAAACTAGCCGAAGAACAATTGATTATGCGTAATAGTCTAAAAGGTAGTTATGAGAAAGTAAATCCCGTTGTAAGTCTTGAAGAAATTTTATCTGCTCGTGAAGCAGTTAAAGAGGTTTATATGGATGAGAAAATTGAAAAATATATTTTAGATATTGTCTTTGCAACCCGTTCTCCTGAAGACTACAGATTACCAGATTTAAAACAATTAATTAGTTTCGGAGCCTCTCCAAGGGGTAGTATTAATTTGGCTATGGCATCAAAATGTTATGCCTTTATTAAACGAAGAGGCTATGTGATTCCTGAAGATGTAAGAGCCGTTGTACATGATGTATTACGCCACAGAGTAGGGATTACCTATGAAGCAGAAGCCGAAAACATTACCTCTGTTGATATTATCAACAAAATTGTAAACGAAGTAGAAGTACCTTAA
- a CDS encoding vWA domain-containing protein: MKLWNNLELTNPEFLWLFLLIPLIAIWYYVVRKKDKATLTISSTKGFEGSSVLAKLKPLLNVLRLLALSALILAMTRPRNVEVSKKTKTTSGIDIVMAIDISASMLARDLRPNRLEALKVVAKDFVSQRPNDRIGIVVYAGESFTQTPITSDKRIVMNTISRLKWGDLDGGTAIGMGLGSAVNRLKDSKAKSKVIILLTDGVNNSGFIDPKTATELAKELEIKVYTIGIGTNGRAEFPVARDINGRLIFKMQPVEIDEPLLKFIANETEGKYFRATDNEKLASIYDEINKLEKTEVEEFKYYNYQERYRPLVLLAGFLILFEMLLRNTIFKSFI; encoded by the coding sequence ATGAAGCTGTGGAATAACTTAGAACTGACAAATCCAGAATTTCTGTGGCTATTTTTATTAATACCATTGATTGCCATTTGGTACTATGTTGTGCGTAAGAAAGACAAAGCAACATTAACCATTTCAAGCACAAAAGGATTTGAAGGATCGTCGGTATTGGCAAAATTAAAACCGCTATTAAATGTGCTGCGGTTGTTGGCTTTATCGGCCTTAATATTAGCAATGACCAGACCTAGAAATGTTGAGGTGAGTAAAAAAACTAAAACAACTAGTGGTATTGACATTGTTATGGCAATTGATATTTCAGCAAGTATGTTGGCGAGAGATTTACGACCAAACCGATTGGAAGCATTAAAAGTTGTAGCTAAAGATTTTGTTAGTCAACGTCCGAATGATCGTATTGGTATTGTAGTTTATGCTGGTGAAAGTTTTACACAAACACCTATTACCAGTGACAAACGTATTGTTATGAATACCATAAGTAGATTAAAATGGGGCGATTTAGATGGAGGTACAGCCATTGGCATGGGATTGGGCTCTGCAGTTAATCGATTAAAAGATAGTAAAGCGAAAAGCAAGGTTATAATTCTATTAACAGATGGTGTAAATAATTCAGGATTTATTGATCCTAAAACAGCAACAGAGTTGGCCAAAGAGTTAGAAATTAAAGTGTATACCATTGGTATTGGAACTAACGGAAGAGCAGAATTTCCTGTGGCAAGAGACATTAATGGACGTTTAATTTTTAAGATGCAACCCGTCGAGATTGATGAACCATTATTAAAGTTTATAGCGAATGAAACAGAAGGTAAATATTTTAGAGCCACTGATAATGAAAAATTGGCATCAATTTATGATGAAATCAACAAATTAGAAAAAACAGAAGTAGAAGAGTTCAAATATTATAATTATCAAGAAAGGTATCGTCCACTAGTATTATTAGCTGGCTTTCTGATTTTATTTGAAATGTTATTAAGGAATACAATATTTAAAAGTTTTATTTAA
- a CDS encoding vWA domain-containing protein, with translation MYQLEEKTYFYYFAAVAVLFVVYLLVSLWKKQKQKAFADSGLLEKLSPEISPFKSFFKMLMVALALSFLIIALVNPKMGTKLKTIKREGVDVVFALDVSKSMLAEDVAPNRLEKAKQIISRIIDKLGSDRVGIIIYAGNAYPLLPITTDQAAAKMFLQNADPDMVSSQGTAINEALKLGKIYFDDDEQTNRYLFLISDGEDHDENVSYIADEATKEGIKIFTIGVGNADGGPIPIKRNGTLVGYKKDRAGEVVITRMNDQTLKKIATDGDGEYLYGDNTTKTVDYINDLLLKADKKEFETKQFSDFKDQFQWFIGLGILFLIFDALMFNKKTKWIQKLNLFNEKKE, from the coding sequence ATGTATCAATTAGAAGAAAAGACATATTTTTATTATTTCGCTGCAGTAGCTGTGCTTTTCGTGGTGTATTTGTTAGTTTCTTTATGGAAAAAACAAAAACAGAAAGCGTTTGCTGATAGTGGCTTATTAGAAAAATTGAGTCCTGAAATATCTCCGTTTAAGTCTTTTTTTAAAATGTTAATGGTAGCCTTGGCATTATCTTTTTTAATAATAGCATTGGTAAACCCTAAAATGGGAACCAAGCTTAAAACAATTAAAAGAGAAGGTGTTGATGTCGTTTTTGCTTTAGATGTTTCTAAAAGTATGTTGGCTGAAGATGTTGCACCCAATAGATTAGAAAAGGCGAAGCAAATCATATCAAGAATTATTGACAAGTTAGGGAGTGATAGAGTGGGAATAATAATTTATGCAGGGAATGCATATCCATTATTACCAATTACTACCGACCAAGCTGCAGCAAAAATGTTTTTGCAAAACGCAGATCCAGATATGGTATCATCACAAGGTACGGCAATTAACGAAGCCCTAAAATTGGGCAAAATTTATTTTGATGATGATGAACAGACCAACAGGTATTTGTTTTTAATTTCTGATGGAGAAGACCATGATGAAAATGTTAGTTATATAGCAGATGAGGCAACCAAAGAAGGTATTAAGATTTTTACCATAGGTGTTGGTAATGCAGATGGTGGACCTATACCTATTAAGAGAAATGGAACATTGGTTGGATATAAAAAAGATAGAGCGGGTGAAGTGGTTATAACGCGAATGAATGACCAGACCTTGAAAAAAATTGCAACTGATGGTGATGGTGAATATTTGTATGGAGATAACACAACTAAAACTGTAGATTATATTAATGATTTATTGTTAAAAGCAGATAAAAAAGAATTTGAAACAAAGCAATTTTCTGATTTTAAAGATCAATTTCAATGGTTTATTGGCTTGGGAATTTTATTCTTAATATTTGATGCTTTAATGTTCAATAAAAAGACGAAATGGATTCAGAAATTGAATTTGTTTAATGAAAAAAAAGAATAG
- a CDS encoding TonB-dependent receptor: MSLSGKVSYKNGSPVEMALVYIKKLNKSTYTDENGNFIFSDVPAGIYSVFIKTFETEGITIKVDLSKKSDHLSVVLKNDQGIALDDVMVVSKSKGKLIKEKGYAIDVVNTQEMAIQNLQSTELLNRTSGVKIRQSGGLGSHTHFNLNGLTGNSVRIFIDGIPIRNYGESFSLSSIPPAMIERIETYKGVLPAALSEDALGGGINIVLKKNIGTHLTASYSFGSFNTHQVNIDAGYRNPETNFNVDVSTFYNSTDNNYEVWGDNVYVIDPNTGKVEYVRAERFHDAYKSKGLKANIGYTSKNWADEITLGLMISDMDNDIQTGPTMDIVYGNRRSKLDSKMASLKYSKNDILFKGLSANTFTSFSHTNRMVIDTMSVMYNWLGDIIRDDEGNPINWQSNGGEAGDATLENNKEVNVANRTNISYQFHPQHKIGVHYFFNRFTRDVNDPLRPQSIQDLSDTRYLTKQIASVTYESNFLDEKLKANLFYKYYKQHVKLLDRIREDNEIKSLINENDIDFNGYGLALSYAVSPKITLLTSAEKAVRMPGDSELLGNTSGGIEPTYDLLPENSNNFNLGFLLGTYILNKHSFNLEANYFIRDISDLIIRGISNSISDTYGYENLGKVKSSGFDAELKYNYDNRFFVATNFSNFNARYNLRYDENGSKYGHYGDRLRNTPYLTSNTYIEYKFSKLFKENSKFSVNYNFGYTHEFFRNWESYASTGKAYIPTQAIHDFGASYTAPNNKITLSFNAKNITDEQVFDNWAMQKPGRSFYIKLTYRPIF, from the coding sequence ATGAGCTTATCCGGTAAAGTGAGTTACAAAAATGGTTCGCCAGTAGAAATGGCATTGGTTTATATTAAAAAGCTAAATAAAAGTACTTACACTGACGAAAATGGAAACTTTATTTTTTCTGATGTACCTGCTGGCATTTACTCCGTATTTATAAAAACTTTTGAGACTGAAGGCATCACAATTAAAGTAGATCTTAGTAAAAAATCTGACCACTTATCGGTTGTTCTAAAAAATGATCAAGGAATTGCCCTAGACGATGTTATGGTGGTTAGCAAATCGAAGGGAAAACTTATTAAAGAGAAAGGTTATGCTATAGATGTTGTAAATACGCAAGAAATGGCAATTCAAAATTTACAATCTACTGAACTTTTAAATCGCACGTCAGGAGTTAAAATTCGACAGTCAGGTGGATTAGGTTCGCACACCCATTTTAACCTTAACGGACTTACAGGCAATTCTGTCAGAATTTTTATTGATGGAATTCCAATTAGAAATTATGGCGAATCTTTTTCATTATCAAGTATACCACCGGCTATGATTGAAAGGATTGAGACCTACAAAGGTGTTTTACCCGCAGCGTTATCTGAAGATGCCTTGGGAGGAGGTATCAATATCGTTCTTAAAAAAAATATTGGCACTCATTTAACTGCTTCCTATTCTTTTGGCTCTTTTAACACGCATCAAGTCAATATCGATGCGGGGTACAGAAACCCAGAAACCAATTTCAATGTTGACGTTTCGACATTTTACAACAGTACAGATAATAATTATGAAGTTTGGGGAGATAATGTATATGTTATTGACCCCAACACTGGAAAAGTTGAATATGTAAGAGCAGAACGTTTCCATGATGCTTATAAATCTAAAGGTCTAAAAGCCAATATTGGTTATACTTCAAAAAATTGGGCCGATGAAATTACACTTGGTTTAATGATTTCTGATATGGATAACGACATACAGACTGGGCCAACTATGGATATTGTTTATGGAAATAGAAGAAGCAAACTCGACAGCAAAATGGCTTCTCTAAAATATAGTAAAAACGACATCCTATTTAAAGGCTTGTCTGCAAATACATTCACTTCCTTTTCGCACACAAATAGAATGGTTATAGATACCATGTCTGTAATGTACAATTGGCTGGGTGACATAATTAGGGATGATGAAGGTAATCCTATCAATTGGCAAAGTAATGGCGGAGAAGCTGGAGATGCGACTCTAGAGAATAATAAAGAAGTAAATGTTGCTAATAGAACAAATATTTCATATCAATTCCATCCACAACATAAAATCGGGGTGCATTACTTCTTCAACCGATTTACGAGAGATGTTAACGATCCTTTACGACCACAATCAATCCAAGACTTATCTGATACCCGCTATCTTACGAAACAAATAGCTAGTGTTACTTATGAAAGTAATTTTCTAGATGAAAAACTAAAAGCAAATCTATTTTATAAATATTACAAACAACATGTTAAACTTTTAGATCGTATTAGAGAAGACAACGAGATTAAATCGTTGATAAATGAAAATGATATTGACTTTAATGGTTATGGACTTGCTCTATCTTATGCTGTTTCACCAAAAATAACGTTGTTAACCTCTGCAGAAAAGGCAGTGCGTATGCCTGGTGACTCAGAACTTTTAGGTAATACAAGTGGAGGAATAGAACCAACTTATGACTTACTACCAGAAAACAGTAATAATTTTAATTTGGGCTTTCTTTTAGGCACTTACATTCTAAACAAACATAGTTTTAACTTAGAAGCTAACTATTTTATTAGAGACATTAGCGATCTAATTATTAGAGGAATAAGCAATAGTATATCGGATACCTACGGTTATGAAAATCTTGGAAAAGTTAAGAGTTCAGGTTTTGATGCAGAACTAAAATACAATTACGATAATCGTTTTTTTGTAGCGACTAATTTTTCCAACTTTAATGCCCGTTACAATTTAAGATATGATGAAAATGGTTCCAAATACGGCCATTATGGCGATCGATTGCGAAATACACCTTACCTCACTTCTAATACTTATATAGAATACAAGTTCAGTAAATTATTTAAAGAGAACTCTAAATTTTCGGTCAATTATAATTTCGGATATACGCATGAATTTTTCAGAAACTGGGAGAGTTATGCCAGTACAGGAAAAGCCTATATACCAACACAAGCGATACATGACTTTGGAGCTTCATATACAGCACCAAATAATAAAATCACCCTAAGTTTTAATGCTAAAAATATTACAGACGAACAAGTTTTTGACAACTGGGCAATGCAAAAACCTGGTCGGTCTTTTTACATTAAATTAACCTATAGACCCATATTTTAA